A stretch of the Acyrthosiphon pisum isolate AL4f chromosome A2, pea_aphid_22Mar2018_4r6ur, whole genome shotgun sequence genome encodes the following:
- the LOC100162976 gene encoding translocating chain-associated membrane protein 1: MAPIKGRKAAANKNLPILSHEFVIQNHADIMSCVAMVIVIGLMVQLTSPVSSLFVALQYVQTPGPNTLQTYGTGLKDLFAIFFYFLICIIFHAIIQEYVLDKICRKLHLSKSKNSKFNESGQLIVFNAVSMIWALDIVVKGNWLADLSSLWIGYPYSTLSFSTKFFYIIQFAYWAHIMPELYFQKIKKEDMFSRVKYSVLYLAFVSAIYITNFHRIGVVLLLLNYVCGFTKHAVKLIDITEKDEDSKKVQLAQNVYNWLFYAVQSLTLILSQTMLWFGLKGVPYTGELRDFNTPMFKLICSIGALAIQAWIVHEFLNNQNSNGLNLSASFGLIKSKPKTTDTSNKKRKNAASRKFNELTEADQNTKKTLKHEAKKAAKIAKSVK, translated from the exons ATGGCCCCAATCAAAGGCAGAAAGGCTGCCGCCAACAAGAATTTGCCCATACTCAGCCATGAGTTCGTCATTCAAAACCATGCAGACATCATGTCCTGCGTGGCCATGGTCATCGTCATCGGTCTCATGGTTCAG TTGACTTCTCCGGTGTCTTCATTGTTTGTGGCCCTGCAATATGTTCAGACCCCCGGACCTAACACCTTGCAAACATATGGTACAGGTCTAAAGGATTTGtttgctatatttttttatttcctcatTTGCATCATATTCCATGCCATCATTCAAGAATATGTTCTGGAT AAAATTTGCCGTAAATTGCATTTATCCAAatcaaaaaactcaaaattcaaTGAATCTGGACAGCTGATTGTGTTCAATGCAGTTTCTATGATTTGGGCATTAGACATTGTTGTGAA agGAAATTGGTTGGCTGATCTTTCATCATTATGGATTGGATATCCATACAGCACTCTAtcgttttcaacaaaatttttttacataatccaATTTGCTTACTGGGCTCATATTATGCCAGAACtatatttccaaaaaattaaaaaagaggaTATGTTTAGCAGAGTGAAATATTCTGTATTGTACTTGGCTTTTGTCTCGGCTATATACATAACTAA TTTCCACCGTATTGGTGTTGTATTACTATTGTTGAATTATGTTTGTGGATTTACTAAACACGCCGTTAAATTGATTGACATCACTGAGAAAGATGAAGATAGTAAAAAAGTTCAAT tggcCCAAAATGTGTACAACTGGTTGTTTTATGCTGTACAATCACTGACATTAATCCTATCTCAGACGATGCTATGGTTCGGTCTTAAAGGTGTGCCGTACACTGGAGAATTGCGCGATTTCAACACCCCCATGTTCAAATTAATATGTTCGATCGGTGCATTGGCTATACAAGCATGGATTGTTCATGAATTCTTGAACAACCAAAATTCCAATGGTCTCAATTTATCTGCATCATTTGGATTAATCAAATCCAAACCAAAAACAACAGATACTTCTAACAAAAAACGCAAGAATGCAG cttccCGGAAGTTTAATGAATTGACTGAAGCTGatcaaaacactaaaaaaacattaaaacatgaAGCGAAGAAAGCAGCAAAGATCGCAAAgagtgtaaaataa